In the Rhododendron vialii isolate Sample 1 chromosome 2a, ASM3025357v1 genome, cttttagggTGTCATGGTAAGTTATGCACATCTCGATTAAATTTTAGAATATCAATTTGTACACTAAACAGAACCTGGGATTTCATAGAGAGCAAATTTCTAAGTCGGCTTGACAAGATAAACTTGCAGCAGTTTCTTGCACAAGACATTTAATATTTTCCGGTTTATTTCTATGTTTATAATTTGCTTGCTAGTTTTTACTTAAGGGGGAGTGTCAAGACTAAATGAATTATCTTGTAAGATAATGATTAAACCCTTTAGTGAACTTTTCTAGCAAGTGCAAGTGCTGTGGAGTCCCATAAACACTAGACAATGAGGGATGAGAGATCTTGGTCATGAAACCAACTGGAGTGTCAAAAATTCCAGTCAAAATGGAATTTACATGCAGCTGGAGAGCACACCGTCCATTCTTTTGACTCCTATGACTCGAACTAAGCAAAGCTCTTCATTAATTAATTGTGAAAAGCTTATCACGGACAAGGACTGAACGCTTGGTGGTACTCCCGACTTTTTCAAAACCACATATTTATGTGGGTTACACATATTTAATTAGGGACTCTATGAGAACGTATGATTGTTTGTGGTGCCTCCAGACGACTGAATAATTTTACTTGAATAACAAACCCTTTTTGCGTACGTGATCTTTGCCAATTTGAGAACTCtagagcaaagtttggatgtttcgtaaatactcttaccgataccggattaagcttattttttttagggaccataagcaaagtattttaaacaaaatgagcgattccgatcttttttttgagacccaaaatgggcCCAAAAAGAGGTTTGTACCCACTGGTACAGATTCTTTTATGTACCAGTAGACTTTCTGCTATTTTGCCGATTAGGTATGGATCAATGGCCTCATCCATGCATATGCGGAACCACTGAACTAACGAAAACTTATCCAGTGTTTCGGTTTCGGAAACAAGGTGTCTTGGCACACAATACTTTCAACACCACGACACCGAAAGCGTACACATCAGTTTTCTTTGTCACCTTACTAGTGTGCATGTACTCAGGGTCGAAATATTCCACCGAGCCAATATATCCCATCTCGTAAATAATACTTTTTTCCACGCCCTCGGTTGCCATGCTAGCAGGAATCAGTACGGAATGTTCAAAACCAGCAATTTTCACGACCCATTTATCATCCAAAAGAACGTTTGATGAGTTTAGGTCACAGTGGACGAATTGTTGTACATTCGTATGGAGGTATTCGAGACCTCGCGCAGTGTCGATGCAAATCTCAAGCCATTTTTTCCAAAGAAGTGGATCGTTATCGCTTCTGTGGAGATGACTTTTCAATGTCCCGTTTACCATGTAATCGTACACGAGGATCAACTCATGCTTCTCTTCACAAAATCCTATCAAAGAGACTATGTTAGGGTGACGAGTCAGACATTGTACCCCAATCTCGGCACTAACTTGTCCGGCCAAGTTTGCCTTTCTCGATAGGTACCGTTTGATCATACCGCACGAGTTTCCCCCACCATACGTCCCTTGTACAAATTAAAGCAACTGCCTTGGCTGATCAAAAGGCCGACATTGAAATCATTAGTGGCAGCGCGAATCCCAGCAAGCGAGAAACGGG is a window encoding:
- the LOC131317103 gene encoding probable receptor-like protein kinase At5g24010, whose protein sequence is MSEVVESLEIALLSHERKGRSQGTIAKAFPGFCEEKHELILVYDYMVNGTLKSHLHRSDNDPLLWKKWLEICIDTARGLEYLHTNVQQFVHCDLNSSNVLLDDKWVVKIAGFEHSVLIPASMATEGVEKSIIYEMGYIGSVEYFDPEYMHTSKVTKKTDVYAFGVVVLKVLCAKTPCFRNRNTG